From a single Caldisericota bacterium genomic region:
- a CDS encoding DALR anticodon-binding domain-containing protein: MRCLTFLPETIENVVDTLQPQFLTYYSQDLATLFHSFYKQCRVVSQDEALTKARLKLVRASQITLAKTLRLMGMTVPETM; the protein is encoded by the coding sequence ATTCGCTGCCTAACATTCCTGCCTGAAACCATAGAAAATGTCGTAGACACTCTACAACCTCAATTCCTAACATATTATAGCCAGGACCTAGCCACCCTCTTTCATAGCTTTTACAAACAATGCAGGGTTGTATCTCAAGATGAGGCACTAACTAAAGCTCGCCTCAAGCTAGTCAGAGCATCTCAAATCACCTTAGCCAAAACACTTCGACTAATGGGTATGACGGTTCCAGAAACCATGTAA